One Rhodococcus jostii RHA1 DNA segment encodes these proteins:
- a CDS encoding MFS transporter — MSEDQPMSTTTPRPIRLGLGPNLAQFSLLVAVNALVGGMVGQQQTVLPLLAENEFGLTGYTFIFTYVAAFGITKAAANYVAGTFSDRFGRKPVLLVGWLFAIPVPLMLIAAPNWWWVVAANVLLGINQGLTWSTTVVMKIDLVGPARRGLAMGLNEAAGYGAVAVSSLMAGYLADHYGLRPAPFLLGIAYTALALLLSGVFIRETRDYARLEAAQHTPRADGAHDHLHADLTDRQIAIQTSFTEPALSSASQAGLVNNLNFGLSWGLFPLLFATADLGAGQIGVLFALYPGVWGAGQLVTGALSDRIGRKHLITTGMSLQAAALALIAASHGFTGWAAGTVLLGAGTAMVYPTLLAVIGDVAHPAWRGRAVGIYRVWRDSGYAVGAICGGIVADLMGLHAAVWGAAAVSAAAALAVAVRMYETHPTPLRTNKERAPKG, encoded by the coding sequence ATGAGCGAAGACCAGCCCATGAGCACCACCACGCCCCGGCCGATCCGACTCGGCTTGGGCCCCAACCTCGCCCAGTTCAGCCTGCTCGTCGCGGTCAACGCCCTCGTCGGCGGCATGGTCGGCCAGCAACAAACGGTGCTCCCGCTGCTCGCCGAGAACGAATTCGGGCTGACCGGCTACACGTTCATCTTCACCTACGTGGCCGCGTTCGGAATCACCAAGGCCGCCGCCAACTACGTCGCCGGAACCTTCTCCGATCGCTTCGGCCGCAAACCGGTGCTGCTGGTGGGCTGGCTGTTCGCCATCCCCGTCCCACTGATGCTCATCGCCGCCCCCAACTGGTGGTGGGTCGTGGCCGCCAACGTGCTGTTGGGCATCAACCAGGGCCTGACCTGGTCGACCACCGTGGTGATGAAGATCGACCTGGTCGGCCCCGCCCGCCGCGGCCTGGCGATGGGACTGAACGAGGCCGCCGGCTACGGCGCCGTCGCGGTCAGCTCCCTGATGGCCGGCTACCTCGCCGACCACTACGGGCTCCGGCCCGCCCCGTTCCTGCTCGGCATCGCCTACACCGCACTCGCCCTGTTGCTGTCCGGGGTGTTCATTCGCGAGACCCGCGACTACGCGCGCCTGGAAGCGGCCCAGCACACCCCGCGTGCGGACGGTGCGCACGATCATCTGCACGCTGACCTGACCGACCGGCAGATCGCGATCCAAACGAGTTTCACCGAGCCCGCCCTGTCCTCGGCGAGTCAGGCCGGGCTGGTCAACAACCTCAACTTCGGGCTCTCCTGGGGTCTGTTCCCGCTGCTGTTCGCCACCGCCGACCTCGGCGCCGGGCAGATCGGTGTGCTCTTCGCCCTCTATCCCGGCGTCTGGGGCGCCGGACAATTGGTCACCGGCGCCCTGTCGGACCGGATCGGCCGCAAGCATCTGATCACCACCGGAATGAGCCTGCAGGCCGCCGCGTTGGCGCTGATCGCCGCCTCCCACGGCTTCACCGGGTGGGCGGCCGGGACGGTGTTGCTCGGGGCCGGGACCGCCATGGTCTACCCCACCCTGCTCGCCGTGATCGGGGACGTCGCCCACCCGGCCTGGCGCGGGCGCGCCGTGGGGATCTACCGGGTCTGGCGCGACAGCGGCTACGCCGTCGGCGCGATCTGCGGCGGCATCGTCGCCGACCTGATGGGACTGCACGCCGCGGTGTGGGGCGCCGCCGCGGTCAGCGCCGCCGCCGCCCTGGCCGTCGCGGTCCGCATGTACGAAACCCACCCCACACCCCTCCGCACGAACAAAGAGCGGGCCCCGAAAGGATGA